The Pyrus communis chromosome 5, drPyrComm1.1, whole genome shotgun sequence region ATAACTAAGCAAGCTTTAGACTTTAATCAGATAATGTTAAGCCATGAAAAGCATTCACTTAGAGAGTTGATGTATTTTTGCTTTCCTATTTCAATTAAACAATACATGAAATCGTGACTTTCCTCCACTCGTTTTCAGTTTCAATTAAGCAATACACCAACATAAGCACTGCCTGGCTAGTGCCTACATCCAAATACAATTTTGACTTAAGTTCAAGACAACATGGGTATACATTACCCTtgtcttgaatttttttttatttagtggTTGGGTTAAGTAAGCAATAATGTTCCGCACACACCGTGTTAGTCAATCATTTATTCGATTTAAGCTTAGGCGGACCTCATTTAATGAACAAACTAGATGAAAAATGGTTGGTCTTCATGCCTTTCGCTACCAAAGTCGTAATTAGGACCCAATTTTTTGGGGAATAAGGATATATTAGCACTAAACGGTGAGAGGAATAAATTAGTTTTGATCTTGGCATTCATGAGGTTTGAAGTTAAGACTTCTTACTTACAGGTAAAGAGATTTACTGTCGTTTAAATGAGACATGTAAATTACTGGCATTTAATCTGATTAAATCCATGAGATTCGATATTGTATTCAATAAaaacttttttcctttctttgctatcaagcaaaaaagaaaacatcACAAATCAGATCCCGTTTGAATGCAACGCGGTTAGTTCAATTTGAGCACTGTAATTTTACTAATTTGTGCGTACATTTTGGAGGGTGACAaggaaaaatcacatttttggTGCAATATTACAGTGCCGATTTATTATCATAAAAATGTTTGTCTTTACACGTAAACTCACAGCAAGCACTGATTGTAAAAACGCAGGAGAGGATACTCtcagaaaacccagaaaaagaagaagaagaagaagaagaagaagaagaagagaaaaggtcccaaaaaataaataaaaaataaaaaaggtaaaaaaatggCTGGTGGTGGAGAAGGTCCAACGCTAGAGTTCACGCCAACAtgggtggtggcggtggtgtgCACGGTGATCGTGGCTATATCTCTCGCAGTAGAGCGTGCCCTACACTCCGGCGGCAAGtacttgaaaaagaagaagcagaagCCGCTGtacgaggcgttgctcaaggtGAAGGAGGAGCTGATGCTGCTGGGGTTTATCTCTCTCCTCCTCACTGTCTTTCAGAACAGGATCACCAAAATCTGCGTGAGCCCTAAGATTATGGACAAGTGGCTGCCATGCAAACTCCACCATGACGGTCATTTGGACGGCAAAGAAACTGCCCATTACTCCGCCACCTCCGTGTTTGGCGGCATTTTTGGACCTACCAGGAGGCTGCTGGCTGCCGGGGCGAAGGCTCAAGAGGGTTACTGTGGCAAAAAGGTATCTTCAACATAACCCAACtgcatatttatttattcatttttttagtttgtgCTCCTATATATGATGATCCTCTCAATGTTTTAGTGTCGGATGAATGGCTATACCGGGTATCAATCAGTTGACATACGTTGTTATTCATCAACATTTGAGCAAATATCAACACGATATTGATTAGAATATTGGTATCTGGTGTCCAAGGAAGTGTGTTCTTATTTCAATTCTTTCGCCGCAGTGCTTGGGATATTTTTCTACGTCTgctttaatttttgaaattttctgtGTAACTTGTCtgatttatttttgtgttttgataTTTCTCAAATGGAGACTAATTAATGAACTTGTAGTCTGGTTCAATAGCGTACCAAATTGGAACCCTTTGATTGAGTTCGAAGGGGTTTTGGGTGCGAAATCGAAGCCTCTTCAATTGAGATGAAAGTGGTTCGATAGTTCGCACCCAAAACTCATTTGTGAAATGGGATTAAGTGAACCATTTCCTATTTATCATGATTTAATGAACTGAGGAGTTgagaacaaattaacaaataaatggTCTACTTTTCTTGAAGCCATGCTGTCTATGCTAATTTTCCAGGGAGATAAGACCATATATAGGTAGATAGATAGACATACCATAAGGAGAAACAGCTAAAATGCAAACTGAACATAATTTTCGAAATTCATTTTCCGGGATAAGGTACCATAAAAATTATGTGCTCTGactattttcattttgtttctccCACAGAATAAGGTACCATTGCTATCTGTTGAGGCATTCCATCACCTGCACATCTTTATCTTTGTCCTAGCCATTGTCCATGTGACCTTCTGTGCTCTCACAATTGTCTTCGGAGGTTTAAAGGTGAGCTTAAGAACACCGATTATTTTGATAAACCTTTTACTTGACGTTTATTGTTGGTGTTTTAAATGCAGTACGTTCATAGCATCCTTGGTTTTTTTGGCCATGATTCAGATACGTCAATGGAAACAATGGGAGGAGGCAAATGCAAAAGAGATTAGTGAAGTAGATGAAGGtatgaattcttgctgcgtttTCTTTTGATATGTGTTATTGAATATGAGATTCATGTGATGTCCCAATTGCATGTTTATGCGTTCAACAACACAACTAGCAGGGTTTAATTCCATTAGAGAACGCACTGCGAGTCTTCAGATGAGCTGTTGACTGGCTTGCTGAACTACATTCTCATTTGGATAACACCATTGATCTTGTTGTTGCTTGTTGCTTGTATATTTCCCCAATTCGAGATTTGTGTTGGTGCAGCTCAAACAAAGATCACCCATGTTCAGGAGCATGACTTTGTCAAGGATCACTTTTGGGGTATCGGTAAAAATTATCGTGTGAAGGGATGGCTGGTAAGATACTTTTCCATTTATAATGCAATCTATCcacatatataattttaagtttttaactaAGGCTAGAACTCACAGATGATAAAACAATAGTTGAGTTTAGTGCATTTCCGTTACTtttaagaaaaggaaagaattgATGCTTATTATTGTTTTTCGAAGAGGCCATGAACGATTTTGGTGAGTCTTTCACAATCTTGGGATAGGAACTGTTAAGGAATCTAAGAAGTTAGACCTCAGATTCACTTGAAATCAGTacagttttattgtttttccaAGTGGAAATACTATAATGCTAACGCCGTTTTTGGTTTGTTATTCTGCACGCGTCCAGCATTCTTTCCTCAACCAGTTTTATGGATCAGTGTGCAGATCAGACTACTTGACTTTGCGACTTGGTTTCATCTCGGTAAGGTACCTTTACAAAAGGTTGATGAGTTCTCAGTGTGTTTATTGCCTTACTTGGCTCCTAACCTGAGTTATATTTTTTGTGTTCATTATTTCTCGCTGCAGACCCATTGCAGGGGAAACCCCAAGTTTGATTTCTACACGTACATGGTACGCACCCTTGAAGATGATTTTAAAAGAGTCGTCGGTATCAGGCAAGTTTTATCTGATATAATTTTGCCATATTGTTGTTCCTTGTGAATTCATTGGGTAATTTTTGAGACGTTTAATGTCTCTGACCAATCTGCCCTGTAAAatggttttgatttgttttgattcaccatATGGTTTTCGTTGGCTGCAGTTGGTATCTTTGGATATTTGTGGTCATCTTCATGCTTATGAATGTCGATGGTATGATTCATGTTTCAAACGAAACCACCTCCCTTTGATATTTTCATGCACTTGTGGCATAGATTGCATTGCCCGCCTTCAAGAAGAACACTATCGCCGTAAATAGtgacattcttttctttttcgcgTGCAGGATGGCATGCATACTTCTGGATTGCatttattcctttctttgtaAGTGGTCTTCGCATAACCTTGCTCGGGTTTTGTCACTCATTTCTCATGTGCATTATTTTCATTTAATCTGCTGTGCTTGCAAATTCAAGCATTTTATCCAACTCCCTCCATTACATTTCAGTCACTGCGTTGTTTGAGTTGTGCATAATATAGAACAGTAATTGTTCTCTTTCATCATTCATTTGATTTCAGTTCCTTGCAATGTAATCAATCGTCTGTATCCTCTTTCTCCAGCTTTTGCTTGCTGTCGGAACTAAGCTGCAGCACGTAATCACCCAGTTGGCTCATGAGGTTGCTGAGAAGCATATCGCCGTAGAAGGAGAACTAATAGTTCAACCATCAGACAAGCACTTTTGGTTTGGCAAGCCCAAATTTGTTCTCTTCTTGATTCATCTCATCCTCTTCCAAAATGCTTTCGAAATGGCATTCTTTTTCTGGATATGGGTAAATGCAGATTCTTCGATCCACTTCATACCGTGCGATTACAGTTAAATTGTCAAGTGAGACTGACTTGATCTTTGATCTGCTTATATTCTTTTGCAGGTTCAATATGGTTTTACATCTTGCATAATGGGAAAAGTAAGATACATTGTCCCCAGGCTTGTTATTGGGTAAAACTTCAAAGACCTTTCCCTTTTTCGTTCTTCGTTCGAAAACCACTCGAAGAACATTCAATTTAACATTTCTTGCTGCTAATCCCTctccttttaattttctgtttcattAGGGTGTTCATTCAGGTGCTCTGCAGTTACAGTACTCTACCACTTTATGCCATTGTCACGCAGGTGCGTCGAGTTTAAAACTACAACTTACCTTCCCTTTTCCAGTGAGTGAGGGGTTTGGCAAATTTAGTAAAAGTTTGATGCTGATGGACAAAAAAATTCCCCTTACTCAAAGCTTACATGTAAGCCCCTTCGAGGAAGACTCGAAGACAGTTTGAGTAC contains the following coding sequences:
- the LOC137735328 gene encoding MLO-like protein 1 codes for the protein MAGGGEGPTLEFTPTWVVAVVCTVIVAISLAVERALHSGGKYLKKKKQKPLYEALLKVKEELMLLGFISLLLTVFQNRITKICVSPKIMDKWLPCKLHHDGHLDGKETAHYSATSVFGGIFGPTRRLLAAGAKAQEGYCGKKNKVPLLSVEAFHHLHIFIFVLAIVHVTFCALTIVFGGLKIRQWKQWEEANAKEISEVDEAQTKITHVQEHDFVKDHFWGIGKNYRVKGWLHSFLNQFYGSVCRSDYLTLRLGFISTHCRGNPKFDFYTYMVRTLEDDFKRVVGISWYLWIFVVIFMLMNVDGWHAYFWIAFIPFFLLLAVGTKLQHVITQLAHEVAEKHIAVEGELIVQPSDKHFWFGKPKFVLFLIHLILFQNAFEMAFFFWIWVQYGFTSCIMGKVRYIVPRLVIGVFIQVLCSYSTLPLYAIVTQMGTKFKKAIFDEGIRSGLIGWAQKAKKRKASSVDGSGSTSGSSVGVQLGKVNQKTTTKG